The DNA segment TGTCATATTGACATCATTCAACCATTCTAAGGAGCTTGTCATGTCGCTACTACGCCCATTGGACCCTGCCTTCCCGATCGAACGTCAGCTTGCCGTCGATGCCACCCCTGTCGTGCTGGTGAACGTCTTCGTGCTCGATAAAGCGGACGAGCCGACCTTCCTCCAGGCCTGGCAGGACGATGCGCTGTTCATGAAGCAGCAGCCGGGCTTCATCAGCACCCAGCTTCACCGCGCGATTGGCGAAAGCCCGACGTATCTCAACTATGCCGTCTGGGAATCGACCGCCGATTTCCGGGCTGCGTTCACGCATCCAGAGTTCGTGGCGAAGCTCTCGGCGTATCCGTCCTCGGCCGTCGCTTCCCCGCACCTGTTCCAGAAGGTTGCAGTACCGGGGATCTGCGTCGCGTAGCCGAAGTCAGCCTGTAGGAAGGGCAGGCAAGTCATGTTGAAAGTCATCCATCCAGTGGCTGGAGGCGTCGCGCTCCTTACGATCGCGACCTTCTGGCTCTCCACGGCGGTTACCGAGCTGTTTGCCTCGCACGCGACCGTCACCATCGTCAAGACGGCCATCCCGTGGGGCTTCCTGTTGTTGATTCCCGCACTGGGGGCCGCGGGTGGGTCGGGCTTTACGCTGGGAAAGGGACGGAGGGGCGGGTTGGTCCGCGTGAAGACGAAGCGCATGCGGCTCATCGCCGCCAACGGCATCCTGGTGCTCATTCCCTCTGCGCTGTTCCTCGCGTCCAAAGCGAGAGCTGGCGCGTTCGACACGGGCTTCTACGCGGTGCAGGCACTCGAGCTCGTCATGGGGGCGGCGAACATCGCGCTACTCGGCCTCAACATGCGCGACGGCCTCAAGATGAAAGGCCGGTTCCGCCGCCGGCCGGCGCAATCGACGAGAAGAGCTCCTCCCGTTTTGAACTTCACGAGAATTGCGAAATCCCGGAACAACGGTGACACATCTACCTCTCTTCTCCGGGCGAAGTCTAGAGTGGAGAGGCGATGACGAAGCGAGCGCCGTCAGGCGGCGCATCCGCGTCCACGACGCGAAGCCGTTCTGGCTGCGACGCATCGGCGAGAAGCGCCAAAGCCGGACGAGCTCGGCATGGAACGCGGTGAGGCTCGGCCATTGCGGGGCACGCCGTAATAGCGCGTATGTCCCACGATGACCGAGCGCAGGTAGGCTCCCTGTGCAGGTACCGGTCGTCCAGCCATCGCCGTCGTGGGTAGCTACTCTTTCAACGTCTCCAACTTTCATCGATAGCACCGCGCCGGCTTCACCGGCGCACATAGGGCGGATGAAGGGCCTATCGGAAGGTGAACGGATCCTCGCTTATCGGACCCGCCCCCCACACGGCGTCTCAAACGAGACGCCGTGTGCTTCGTAGTCGTCCGCGCCCCAAGATGCCACCTCTTGGCCGCGCACACGCACGGAACCGGTGTAGCCCTCGAGAAGGCCAATGAGGATCTTCTGCGTGGTGGACTTGCCGGCGCCACTCGGTCCCAAGAAGCCGAAGATCTCTCCCGGCTCCACCGTGAAGTCCAGCCCGCACACGGCGGGCGTCTTTGCTCTGAGGTAGGTGAACTCGAGATCGCGAACACGGATCATGCGCTCACACCGAGACCACAAGGGTTAGATCGGGGCATCCTATCCTGACCATGCGGCCGTGTTGCGCGAGATTACGAGGCCAGGCTTCTCGAGTCACACCGTGCTCTTCGCAATGCGCGCGCTGCTGCCGAGCCTCAGGCCATCGGTCCGATTGGCGAAGTATCTCGCGTTGAGCGCGTTCGCATCGAAGTCTTCGACGCTGCCGAAGCCGGCCGCGTCCAGCTCACGTCTCAGGTCAGCCGGGTCGAAGAAGGTTTTCCAGGGTTCGCCCATCTCCCCCACGCGAGCGGCGAGACTCTCGCGGACGCGCCGGGCCGGGGGGCTGAGCGATTCAGACGGCAGGCTGTAGTCGAACACCACCAATGTCCCGGCCGGAAGCGATGCCACGTACTGGAGCGTGTGGCGAATCTCATCGAACGACAGATACGGCAACGACACCAAGCCAGGAGAAGAAGGCTGGCGCACGGCTATCGAAGCCCGCACGGGTCAGGGCCTCACCCAGCGAGGCCCGCGTCAGGTCCACCGGCACGAACGTGAGCGCCGATGGAACGGCGATGTGCGCACCGGCCAGGCGCGCCTGCTTCAGGGATTGCGTGACCGGATGATCCACCTCGAAGATACGAAGTGACACAGCAGAGGACGAGGTCCGACTCTAGGCGAACGGTATGGTACCAGCGAGGTCGCCTTCGCCTGTAGCAATCATCCACGACATCGCTGTCTCTGGCCGGAACGATTCACGGAGGGGCCGCGGTTGGCGACTTGATGGAGCTCGTATTCGAGACGATCGCCGTTACGGCGCTCTGCTCTACAATGAGAGAAGTGGCGAACCCGAATCGCCGGACTGTGGGAAATGCGATGTCGGAACTGTGGCGCGCTCGACACATGCTCGACGCAGCGGCGCAGGCCGCGGCGGCTGGCGACCTTGTGTCTGCCGATAAGCTGCTGCGAGACGCCGCACGCATTCAGGAAGCCGAGCTGGGCCGGCTCCATCCGGATCTCGCCAACACGCTGAACAACCTCGCCATCGTCGCCGAGCATCTGGGACGCGCGGACGCTGCCGAGACTTTCTATCGCCGGAGTGCGGCAATTGCGTCCGCGGCCAGCGCCCGCGTCACCACGCAGGCAGCGCCACCTCCGCGCAGGGCGTCGCGCTTGCTCGGATGGGGCGGACTCAGCGTAGGCGCCCTCGTGACTGCCGTGCTCCTCGCATGGCACCCGTGGTCCTTGCGCAACAGGTCGACGCCAGTACTGACGACAGAGTCCACGTCCGCGCGGGCCACAGAACCTGGGCTACGGCTTCTCACCGAGCCGGCTCCAGTCGAACGGGCAGAGGCGCCAACGCTCATATCGCGGCGGGACGACGAAGCACCGGGCACAGCGCCGTTATCTGGCGCCGTTACCCTGACGACTGCACGCCTGTGCCAGAGACTCTCGACGGGCGGCGCTAGTTGGCGATGCCATCCGGCACGTGACGCGGTAGAGCGAGGGCCACTGGTTCTCTATACACGTGTGAGGTGCGCACGCGATACCGTAGTCGTACATCGCTGGTATCGCGAGGATACGCTGCGGCTGTCCGTGAAGCTCACGATTCGGGCGAACGCGGCGGAGGGGTATCGCACCTACAGCCGGCCGACCCTGCACCGTGAGGGGCAGTGGAGAGTGGAAGTCAGGACTGTGGACGGCAACCTCCTACACGAGCAACGCTTCGCCGTGCAATGAGGCGCGTAGGAGATCTCATCGCGATCGAGCAGCAGAATCGGGCAATTGCCATTCCGCTTGTACGCGGGTGTACTCACTCTCCGGCAACAGGACGAAGATCGGGTACTCCTGGGGCCGCAGCCATGCCAGCAGGTCGAGCATCGCGGGCTCGGCCATCGCCGTGCATCCGACCGTGGGCGCTCCGGCGGCCCTCCACAGGTGCGCGAAGATGTAGCTGCCCGCCCCGGCCCGCCCGTCAGGGTTCTGCTCGACGACGAAGCCAAGCTTGTACAGCTGATCGCCGTCGGCATGGAGGTCGCGTCGCATCAGCTCGGTAGAGCCTGCGACAGCGCGTTCACCAACCTCGCGGGCATCGACGATGCGGTTGTAGAGGGGGGACGCGCTCACGTCGATGCAGTAATGCGATGCGCGCATGGACGGACGATAGCTCGCGGGCCGCGGGGTGAGCGTCCAACACGGGGTCGGCGACACTGATCGCCTTGTGCAGTGTGGTCTGCGCCGCGCTATGGCAGGCAGGCGAGCGATCCCGGCCGCCAATCAATCCGCAGCCGCAAACACATCCTTATGGCGCTCGCGCAGCGCGTTCTTCTGCACCTTCGCCATGGTATTGCGCGGCAGCTCGTCGACGAACACGACGCGCTTCGGCACCTTGAAGTCTGCGAGCTCCGCCTTGCAGGCACGGATCACGCCGGCCTCCTGCAGCGCACCATCCCCCGACGGCACGACGACCGCGACCACGCCTTCACCGAAATCCGCATGCGGCACGCCGATAACCGCCGACTCGACGACGCCGGGTAGACCGTCGATGAACAGCTCGATTTCCTTCGGGTACACATTGAGGCCGCCGGTAATCACGACGTCTTTCGCGCGGCCGACGATCGACACATAGCCGTCTTGATCGATCCTCGCCATGTCACCGGTATTGAAGAAGCCGTCGTCTGTGAAATCTTCGGCGGTCTTTTCCGGCATTCGCCAGTAACCGATGAAGACGTTGGGCC comes from the Luteitalea sp. genome and includes:
- a CDS encoding antibiotic biosynthesis monooxygenase; translated protein: MSLLRPLDPAFPIERQLAVDATPVVLVNVFVLDKADEPTFLQAWQDDALFMKQQPGFISTQLHRAIGESPTYLNYAVWESTADFRAAFTHPEFVAKLSAYPSSAVASPHLFQKVAVPGICVA
- a CDS encoding ATP-binding cassette domain-containing protein, whose product is MIRVRDLEFTYLRAKTPAVCGLDFTVEPGEIFGFLGPSGAGKSTTQKILIGLLEGYTGSVRVRGQEVASWGADDYEAHGVSFETPCGGRVR
- a CDS encoding DUF2914 domain-containing protein, yielding MELVFETIAVTALCSTMREVANPNRRTVGNAMSELWRARHMLDAAAQAAAAGDLVSADKLLRDAARIQEAELGRLHPDLANTLNNLAIVAEHLGRADAAETFYRRSAAIASAASARVTTQAAPPPRRASRLLGWGGLSVGALVTAVLLAWHPWSLRNRSTPVLTTESTSARATEPGLRLLTEPAPVERAEAPTLISRRDDEAPGTAPLSGAVTLTTARLCQRLSTGGASWRCHPARDAVERGPLVLYTRVRCARDTVVVHRWYREDTLRLSVKLTIRANAAEGYRTYSRPTLHREGQWRVEVRTVDGNLLHEQRFAVQ
- a CDS encoding AMP-binding protein, which translates into the protein NPLDGKRRPGTVGPPLPGVEVRVIDDARRVLPPGKIGNLQVRGPNVFIGYWRMPEKTAEDFTDDGFFNTGDMARIDQDGYVSIVGRAKDVVITGGLNVYPKEIELFIDGLPGVVESAVIGVPHADFGEGVVAVVVPSGDGALQEAGVIRACKAELADFKVPKRVVFVDELPRNTMAKVQKNALRERHKDVFAAAD